The following is a genomic window from Gavia stellata isolate bGavSte3 chromosome 3, bGavSte3.hap2, whole genome shotgun sequence.
GCAGTTCTGAAGAAACCCTACACATGGACAgattgaccaaaaaaaaaaaaagggagaccTGGTAAAATTGCAATTAAGTGCTACAATACTTGGAGTGTAATAATCTACAGGCATCATTCGCAACAAGACTGGCATGGCTTAGCAGCAGAATTTGGAAGAGAGCAACAACAGCTTTCTCTCTAATCACCACCTTGGGCTTCTTTTGCCTAGTCCCTTGGGTCAGTCCAAGTAGCCAGATGTAGCTCTCACCAAACAGAGCCTCTAGGTCCCATCTCTTATGGCAGCTAAGGTAGTTGTCTGATCGGCTCTTTCCTGCACACTACCTCCTGTGGCTACTTACATAGGCGCTCAGGAAAAGCGATCTGAATTAAGTAATTCAAGGAGGATCACCAATGCCACATTAAACACTTGCATGGACATTTTAATTCAGAACTGAATTGGCCTTAATGAATTAAAGTAAAATGAATGAGTTTATGACCTGAATAAACATCCACCCAAGGGTTTATGGTGATATAACTAATCTGTTTCATATTTATGGTTTAAATAATTCAAGTTATAATGTATAAACAAGCCCTAGTATAAACAAGACTTAGATcaatatttctaagaaactGTTCTTCATCAAGCTATCTTTGATTTCCAATTCTTAATCTGATTCCCAATtcataatctgattttttttattaaacctCTGTACACAGGacaattcagtttcttttcctaGCAACTATTTATTATTCCTCAACATAGTagccccagcagccctgggaaAGAGCTCATGAAGCTAATAGTTTTGTCCGGGTGACTGCCATCCGTGTTTCAGATCCCTGTGGACCTGGGATTCTTATCCCTGCTGCCAATACCCTATACATCTAGCTGTATGTGCCTTTTTAATGCAATTCACAGACATGGAAGTAAAGGGCAGCTACTGTGATTAAAAAATCCCATCAGATTAGTGTCATTGGGCTGCATGTTCACATTACCGTACCAACCCATTTCCCAATCACAACATGGGTCAGATGTCAATCAGGTCACTGATACGGTAGGGCTCAATCGCGGTACTGCCACGCTGGCCTCGGGGATTCCTGCTTCATTTCCCCTCTGCGGGAAACACCGAGCAAGAGCAAAACAGTATTCTAGGAATAAAACTTCCTCAACAGCGCTTCTGTGTGAAGGCATCTaacaaattttgttttcagaaactaTGCGGCAGCAGTCTCTGAAAGGCATAGGAGGTGTTCCTCTCTGTTGTTTTGGGAGCAAGACCACGCTCACCTCTGACCGAAGCGcaggggaagtggtggagtcaccgaGCAGATTTCCCCAGCTGGCCTCTGCGGTGCCACCGAGGGACTCCGCTGAGTCTCAAGACATGCACCTGCACAACATAAATTACTGAGGGGTGACAAATTTGCATGGCAATATTCAATGGCTGTTGCTTtgatagaaaaacaaaaatgaccCAGGGCATGAGTTGCTTAAAAGCAGGATCCTGCAACCAACCAGCATCCTGCCAGAAAGGACCTGCAGCTTTTTTGGGTCACTGGGATAACCTAGCGCTACAGCTGACCACTACCGCTCGGTCTTTGTTCTCGTCACAGAACAGATGCCTCATGGCTCCGTGTCAACTgtgaaatgttgcttttttccccttgcatcTTTAAAAAGGGCAGTAAAAACCTGAAGAACGAAAGCCAACAGTAtgagaaatattaattaatttccATGCTTCAAATgcaatctaaaaataaaaagcagcttcaATGCATTTTGTTGTTAAATGAAAGCATTCTAAACTAATCTGTAAGAACCCAGTCTGATGAAGACTGTCGGTTCATGAGTCATGGCAATAGCAGCTGAGGATATACAACAATTTTTTACACAAGAATGAGCTTCTTCCAAACACACTCATTCTCTCTCCCCTCAACCAGATATTCTATTATTGCTGATTTGTTGGTAAAACACTTCTTAAAACATCTCCAATGAATGTCGTTCTCTAATCCATATACCATGTTATTACCAGCATCTATTTTTCAATCCTCAAAAATTGCTGTAAATTCTCTAATGGATTAATtgtattattatattattttaacagGAATGCATTGTTGTAGAATTATGTCGCAGTATTACAGTTTGGGCGGCCTCGTATAAGCTTCACAGCAGCTGGAAATGTAATTAGcataaaaaccaaacagcctCATTAAACATCCCTTTCCTGTAAGAAGGGACCTCGTCTCACGTGTTCCATTAGAGCTGGCACCGGGCTAGAACAATCCCAAACCGCATTTTTCAGTCCAGCTAAGCAAAGTCCACTTCTTAAACCCTGGAAATGTTATGCAGCAGATCTCAGGAAGACACAACAATGCTGCTCCGTAGTGGAATACATGCTCCCGGGGGAGTGATTATACCCCCCATTTTTGAACCAGGAGTTTCCATTTGGCAGTTCAAGTATAAAAATAGACAACTGCTTTAACTGCCTTCTGTGTACAAATGAGAACCGCAACTTCCGAATGcatttgaatgcttttaatCTGCTTAAAATGACAAATCTAAAACCACTGATAATTTATAATTCCATCAATAAAGAAGCAGATATCACCCACTGCTTTCCCCCTGCTATGAAGTGCCTTCTGCCACCATAAGTTTTGGGCTGTTTATCTGACTGCATGGTTGCAAATGACCACTGGGTTTAAAAATCTCTGTGGATCTTCGGTTCCACAGCACTAAGCAGATACACAGGCTAGTTTTGTTCCCTCTATAGAAAGGcaaaaggttaatttttttaaaagttgcctATGGTTTTGCATGAATTCTGGTGCAACTTCTGGCCAGCTTCTCAAAAGACATTAAGAAAATGTTAGTGCATGCAAAGAGAAGCTATGGGCAACCTGCATTTAGACctagaatataattttttttcacttccaaaATTAAGAATACATCAAGTGTGCAATTTTGgatcaatgaaaaaaataaaactgaaaatggattttaattttttattcagtCCTTGAGCTCAAGCATTGTAATATTTCAGCAGacttaaaatataaatgttttccTGTCTGTCAGGTCATTTTATATTTGGAATTCAAATTTTTAGCTATACCTGTTAATAACTAATTCAaatctgaaatggaaatgtatATTAGAATAAAAACTCTTCTAAAATTAATCTAGAATATACTGAAATATAATGTGCTTATTTTCTGGAATTTCcttcagataaaaatatttgcttaagTCAATGTGTATTCGTGAACAGCCCGAGTTCGTGCAAAATGGCACTTTCAGAGAACGACAAATTGGACCTCccgcaaaaaaacccacaaaagaagGAACAGAGAAGCACTGAGTAACGCTGCAAAGTGGTTGTATGGCTGGGCTTTTATAAAACCCAGAATCACACTAAGGTTCCAGAGGTTCCACACTAATCACACCCAGAATtccactaaggttggaaaagacctgtaaggtcatcaagtccgAGCCCCTTTTTGGAAGACTGGACTAAGTTTTACATCAgtgccatttctttctcttctcccacaaTCTTGGGAACGATCAGTGATTTTCTTCACAGCATTAATGCTCTATGAGCTGCCCCATCACAGCAAAAATACCTGGTGGGACCAGTGTCCGTATCATCTCTCTCACATCGAAAGGGCTACTGGAGGTTTTACACAGCCTCATTGATGGACCTCACCAAGGATAAGAACAGGACTTTGGGTTATTTCAGGCTTCAGGGTAACTTCAGACCCAGCTACACTCCAGGGGAGACTCCGCTCTCTTTCTCACTGCCGATTCAGAATTACATTTCCAAGTCATAAGAATAAGAgggtgaaggaagaaaaacacttgGAGAAACCACCCAGAATGTCTCCCACCTAGACCACCTCCCCAGAAGtacaggcagaggcaggggcAGGCATGTCTGCAGGCTGCgcttctcctttgcttcccCAGGCGAAGGTCTCACCCAGACAGCACGACTAGTTTAACAGTCCAAGAGTTTTACATGagaaaacacaagcagcaaacaTTGGCAAAGCAGAAGGGAGTAGGAAGGTTTAAGAGCAGTGCTGGCTACACATTACTGAATTTCTACCGATTGGAATATTCTGGAAAGCAAAGTTCAAAATATTTACCTATTGTAGCTAGAAATAATCTGCAGTAGGAATGAAATGATCTGGGGATGGTTTATGAACAGCAGCTCCTCTAATTGCACAGATTTAccacattttgctttcttcttgttATTCATCAGAAACATTGAAAGTCCTTGCGTGTAAGTGTTGCCAAATTTAAACAATCCCTCTTCTGACTGGGAGACTTTACTTACATAAACACATTGACATATGAATTTTTAtacagcactttttaaaaaactctgtttggaaaaaacaaagaaccaAGGCTTAGCAAGtcaaaaaaaaatagaatttgaGCGTAAAATGAATGGCTGTTTTGATGCAGATTCTGGGAGTGGGGCTGCTAAAGGTTGCATGAGTGGATTTAGGTTTGGCacacttaattttctttaaacagtcTGAGCGTGAATCAAAGTAAATGGAAGAGCATGCATACCCTCCctaaaaagcaaactgaaaaaatccAGATGCTCCATTTTGTGACACTGTCCACACTATCGGGCTTTAATCTTTAGATCCTCAGCGCAGACCTCAACTATTCCAGTTTAACAGTAACTGCTAGCAagagaagaatcacagaatcacagaatcacagaatcagtacggttggaaaagacctgtaagatcatcgagtccaacctgggaaaaaaaaaaaaaaacaaaaaaaaaaacaccacacaacatcaaaaaacccaccaaaaaaaaaaaaaaccaaaaccccacaaaacccacgccacacaacaacaataacaagccacaacccacccaacaccacacagcaccatgtccatcaagctacatcccacaatgccacatccacacgctccttgaatacctccagggagggtgactctaccacctccctgggcagcctattccagtgtttcaccactctctcagtgaagaactttttcctaatgtctagcctgaacctcccctgtcgcaacttgaggccatttcctctagtcctgtcactagtcacttgggagaagagaccaacacccacctctctgcaaccccctttcaggtagttgtagagagcgataaggtctcccctcagcctcctcttctccaggctaaacaaccccagctccctcagccgctcctcataagacttgtgttccagacccctcaccagcttcgtcgcccttctctggacacgctcgagcacctcaatgtccttcttgtagtgaggggcccaaaactgaacacagtattcgaggtgcggcctcaccagagccaagtacagaggcatgatcacctccctgctcctgctggccacaccatttctgatacaagccaggatgccgttggccttcttggccacctgggcacactgctggctcatattcagccgggtgtcgatcaacacccccaggtccttttctgcaggggaactttccagccactcatccccaagcctgtagcgttgcatggggttgttgtggccgaagtgtagaacccggcatttggccttattgaacttcatccggttggcctcagcccatcgatccagcctgtccagatccctctgcagagccttcctaccctcaagcagatcaacactccctcccaacttggtgtcgtctgcaaacttgctgagggagcactctatcccctcatccagatcatcaatgaagacattaaacaagaccggtcccaaaaccgagccctgggggactccgcttgtgaccggccgccagctggatttcaccccattcaccacaaccctctgggctcggccatccagccagttttttacccagcgaagagtgtacctgtctaaaccacaggccgccagcttctctaggagaatactgtggggaacagtgtcaaaggctttgctgaagtccaggtagacaacatcaacagccttcccctcatccactaggcgggtcacctggtcatagaaggagatcaggttggtcaagcaggacctgcctttcatgaacccgtgctggcttggcctgatcccttgggtaacctgcacgtgtcccgtgagcgccctcaagatgagcctctccataaccttccccggcaccgaggtcaggctgacaggcctgtagttccccggatcctccttccgacccttcttgtagatgggcgtcacgttggcaagcctccagtcatccgggacctcccccgttgaccaggactgttgataaatgatggagagcggcttggcaagctcttccgccagctccctcagcacccttgggtggatgccatcaggccccatagacttatgagtgtccaggtggcatagcaggtcgttaactgcttcctcctggatcatggggagcctattttgccctccatccctgtcatccagctcagggggacggataccctgaggatacccggtgtggctgttaaagactgaggcaaagaaggcattaagtacctcagccttttcctcatccttcgtgacaatgttccccgccgcatccagtagaggatggagatcctccttggccctctttttgctgttaatgtatttatagaagctttttttgttgtccctcacgaccgtggccaggttgacctctagctgggctttcgccttcctaattccctccctgcatgacctaacgaggcCGCCCGGGCCggcagcgggaggaggagcgggcggggccggggctgccgcgCGGCGGATGGCGGCgggggcgagcggcggcggcctgctgcccttcctgcggctgctggggcagctcaAGAGAGTACCACGGACAGGATGGGTGTACAGGAACGTGGCGAAGCCAGAGAGCGTATCTGATCATATGTACAGGATGGCGATGATGGCTTTGGTGACCGAAGACAAAAGCCTTAACAAGGACAGATGCATACGATTAGCTTTGGTTCATGATATGGCTGAATGCATTGTTGGAGATATTGCTCCTGCAGATAATATCTCAAAAGAGGAGAAACACAGGAGAGAAGAGGCAGCTATGCAACAACTGACCCAGCTTCTATCAGAGGacctcagaaaagaaatctaTGAACTCTGGGAAGAATATGAAAACCAGTGTACTGCAGAAGCCAAGTTTGTAAGATTGTCATCCTCTGTACAGACAACTATTAAGAGACCCCTAAGGTCCCTGGGCAGCAGATCAACCCATGAACCTGCCCTGAAAAGTCCTAGTCCCCCAGTCCAACCTTCCCCAACCCAACTGATGATGAGCAAATCACATTGATGTGCCTCTTGGCTCTTCTCATATCATGGTCTACTTTGTTGAGCCCCAGTCTTTATCCCTACAAACTCCCCAGCTCCACACGTTGAGATGGGTTCCTGAACACCAACCTCTAGAATTTTACACTAAGCAAATGAAGCTTTAAATGAAGTAGGAGTGGTACTTCCCTCTTCTCAGGACAGCACCCCAAGCTTGAGGCTAGGAAGTCACTGTCACGTCTTTCTTTGGCCACAGAACAGGACATGGCTTGCTAGTTCAACCATGGGTTTTGGGGATGGGAGCTGTGGCACCAGAGGACTCATCCCTTCTCTCTGCCCTGTGGAAGAAGTCGTAAGTATTTCTAGGAGGGGGATCTGGTACACAAACGAAGGGAGGTTTCAAAGTACCTAGGAGGAGTGGAAAGGCTGAGTTTAAcagatttccttttctctctttagtATGACTGACTGTCTCAGACAACCCTCTACTTAGCAATAGAGCTGTCGGGGAGCTTTCTTCTGACACTGGACTTTCTCTGCTCATTGTACAGTGTGCCTGTGTACCTAAACCAACCATTGCTGAATCCCTTGCCCCTCCTACTTACAACTGAGTTTCCTCCACACCCCTTAATTTCTCACCAtctcctgccttcctcttcTGAGTCCAACCAGTTTCCTCCAACTACAAGTTACatgcttcttcctcccctctgcctgAGCACTGCAACTCAGGGAGCAAGGATGGAGGAAGACGGACACACcaattctttaaaatgaaggtCACCAGAAATGTGAAAAGGCAAAATGAGACATTTTTCCCCTATACAGACTCCTGCAATcagctgaaatactttttttctcaaagGTTGCAAGCAGTGGGCTCTTGATAAATACAGTGATAAAAAACTTCAATAATATTTCAAGTAAGCCCAGAACCGATCTTCCTTCAGGCTTCTTTACTTCAGAAGCACCTCCTTCTCCAAAACATTGCCAGACATTTCACTAGCACGTGTATGGCACTGCAGTAAAACAACAGCAGACCCAGGAACTGTTTTCAAATTCACATCAAGGTGAGCAGAACAAGATCAAGGTATTAAAAACAATGACAAAGGCCTGGCTGAGGAGACAGTCAGCCTTCTCTTTTGTTATCTGCCTTGCTGATTCCCAGAGAGCCCAGTGTGGCTTCAAAAACCACGTGCAGCCTGGTGGAGCCATCCCAGCTGCATCCAGCCAAGGACACATGCTCGGGCAAAGAAAATTCACTGTTTCTTCCTGGCTGCTTCTGCCATAAGTGAGACTGCTCCTATTCAGTTATAAAAAACCATCCCATCAACTGTATAATCTTGGCATTTAGAAGTTTGCCTGTGGTCCCAAAGCTAGAGTTATCAGCTTTATCATACTGCTCAGCCCTCCATGGTAATAAAGGTTTCCATCCTTTCGGTGCAAGATGAAACTTTAggtgagttaaaaaaaaatacaccacgCTTTCGACTATAGCATGAATAACGTTGTGGCTGAGTTTAATTTCTTTGTCTAACTCCCTGTATATATAACTTCACTGTCAGGAGTGTTTATATTGTACTGTGGGAGTTTCAGTGTCCAGCAAAGAACTTTTATTAGGACCTCCTGTGGTAAAATGATTTGCAATCCCGACACTGAAAAAtgtgctgtgctggggggaGCTTCACTTCTGTCCAGGAGGAGGATTACTGGGAGAATTAACTTGCTTCTCGCCCTGCTGTGGTACACTGGTGATCCTCACCCAGTATAATCTCCCTTCTGGTTTGCTCTGAGAGTGAGCCTGTCCACAGATGGAGCCCATCTGTCACTCATGGTGCGTGTCCTGGACAACGTCCTTAATACTCCACCTTCCAGCAGAAGAGGTCGTTCAAATCAAACCCCAGATGCGGGCTCATCTGGCGCTTACCATCTGCAACAACACACCACCCCCTAGCATGATCTTTTCTACCTGTTCTGGTCACTCTACAAAATACCTCATGATGATGCTCACGGACAGACCAACTGCAAGGCAAAGGCATTTGATGTCTGCACGAAAAACCATGACTTTCACCTTCATGACCGAGTCAGTAGCAAGGCAATGTCAGACTTCAAACATTTCTGCATAGTCACTACAGGGATATCCGAACCAATGTAACCTATAAACATATATAGTCTGTGAAACACATGCATCCTTTTAACCTTCTGCTTGTCAGTGACAATACAATAATGAAGATGGAGGATGGGGGACTTGTTATGCTCAAACATCATGATATGAGTATTGATGTGCTGAGAGGAACCATATATAATAAGCGTAATGTTAAGGTCCTCCATCAATCAAATTACAGATTTTCTATCTCATCTTATGCAATTATCAGGTGtcagaaaataacttttcctATTACCTAAAAGGGTTTTTTGCCCACTGAGCACAGAACTATATTTTAAGGCATTCATCTCTGAATAAATAATCAGAGCTTTTAGTCTGATAAAGATATGGTTACAAAATGTAAGCACTTGGGAATCTCAAGAAAAAGGCAACCTTTCAaccttaaatatcaggctgactctctctttcttccagtcctctcccagaaaaaaaactcCCATAAATTTCAAAGGAAGTTTCAACAGATAAGGTCATGTGTTTTGACCCTTACTGCTctcaacatttaaaataattgaatcTATTGTTGCAGCAAATAAGAGCCTAATAAAATACTTgtattagtatttattttttgataaTTACTGATGTTCTATGCAGGTGGGAAAGCTTGGGTGCATGCCTGTAGGACActaatgggaattttttttttttccaagcgTCACATTTATCAGTGCACTAGAAGAAAATAAGCCTGTATTAGGAAGTTTCATGCTGGCTCTCATTATGCCATCTCATAAGCTTGTCCTTTGATTTATtatcaaaattaaatgtatttttcccagTGAGATCAGAGGTATTAGACGAGAGGTCATGGAAATGCTGGCAGAAAAATGCTAGTTTTCTGGGTGTACAATCTTTTGTATTACCATCCTAGGTTCAAGCAATGCTGTTGAATTGCCAGGGGGGTCTGGTAGAATGCTGGTGGATTCCTGTTCCCCAGGGTCAGGGATGATGGAAACTGTGGGGTCCCCAGCCCCGGTACAGTCCAGAAGGACATCTCTCCCAGTGCCTCCTGCAGGGTGCTCAGCAGATTTGATATCCTTGTCAATTTTGCTGCAGTTACTAGCAGGGGAGCTGACAGGAATACCAattttgcagagcagctgcaggatACTGTTAGCTTACTAGAAacgaaaattaaaaaaaaaaaaaaaaaaaaaaggctttggatTCAACTGAGATCAAACCCAGTACTGCAATCAACAAACATTCCTGCAACCTGGAGACCCAgcttttaaattagtttttcagACACTGAAGTCCCTCTTGCTAGGGGAGGAGATCTGCTGGCATGTCTGGTAAAGCTTCTTTCTGCtctgagaaaaggagaaaaatacacggttttattctggttttaatcATTGTGTACTTTCTAAATGTTTTGGTAAGTGGGGCAAATCTACGTAACACTTTTTGTAATGCCCAGAGCAGACTATGTAGGCGTACTGAAGCCAGCTTCAAACTAATCAGTCTAACCAGAGCAGTATGCAGCTCAGCCCCACCTCCCGGCGCTGGATAAACCATACAAATAAATACTAGGCAGGCTTTGGCAACCCATGTTACCTCCTGAACTGCCGTGGTTATCCTCCTAGTTGTAACCAACTAACCCAGCATGCTGGAACTAGCTTCAAAGTAGTTGTCACCACAGCATCCACGTAACCCTAAGAGCTATATATGGTTTTCATGGAAATCCTGCCACACTGCATTATGTTTATGACTGATACAGAACATGAAAGACAAGcctttcattttgcagaaatatgTCATTTTTGGTGACAATAGCTTCTCAGCTGTCAAGTCAAAAAATACGATCATCACTCAGAATAATACAGCCAACTATTCCAGTTCATTAGTCTTTGCCTGACGAATCAGAGAGCAGCTTAAACAGCACACAGTAAAGAGCACCTTCAGGTATGAACCCTGAAAACTCTTATTCTGCATTTAACCTCATGCAAGAATTCGCACTTAGCTAAATAAGACTTCTCACACAATTATGGGCCATTTTCAGGAGTACAGGCTTTGGGGTGCCAGAAAGTACAGTCAAGTCCTGCCTGAAAGCTTCCACTGTGCAATAAACAGGTCAGAGAGCAACTGGGCTGTAACTCAAGTCTCTTCCAGCACTTAAAGCAGCAAGATCCTCACTGTGTTCCCTCTAGTTCTAGTGAGAACAAtaagaaatcagaagaaaattcatGGTTTCCACAGACAATCCAGGCTCAAGTCTTGCAAAACCACATGTAGTAATTATCAGCCATCAtggaagaacaaagaaaaacttctaaATAGATCACaaagcttgaaaacaaacaCCCCAGGTACAAACTTCCACCCTGTGTATCAGTGCCTGGATCTGGGATTCTTGCTCAGACCCATTTACAAtatcaaaacatgtttttttcagttttccatacttattttttaattaaaaagagtCTTAATCCAGGAGTGTTAGAAAGCGATGGCAGAAGGAGGGGTATGGCAGGAAGAgagatttgtttttctcagaaaacaagTGACACATCTTTCCTGCCCAATGGAACAAATAATTTATGGTTACACAAGTTACTCAACACAATGTCAAGTCCTTCGTCATGTGTTTTTCTTGTTCCTCTATTAGCACTTACAGGAGTTTGAATGTGGCCAAATCCTCCACTAGCACTAGCGTTGTCTTTTCATACTGCCATTCCCTTTACCCATAATCAGCTACATCAATGTAACAAGATTTCTTCTGGGTTACCCTCTAGCTCTAGTAGCAGAACCTGAATATACAGCTTTGGTGAGCTGCTGCTTTAATTGTAGCACACCCAAcatgttgttttggggttttttttttaaagaaaaagctggtAACAAAGTTAAAGAGCTCTTAGAATCTGAGAAATCTCTCCAAGCCAAGCTTCAACAACCTTAAAAACATGTATAAATCAGGGCTGCATTACAAATTTTTAGCCTTGTTGAGCAAAAAACAGTTCCAGACTAACAAACCAATCTGACCGTGACTATTACCTGCTGAAGTATGCTTAAATTTTTcactcttcttcttcctccatttcCATGGTTTAAAAAGCCTTCCGAGAGTGGCGAATTTGCTTCTTCTTCTGATCGGAGGTGTGTGAGTCCCAGGTACTAGAGAGTCTGAACGCATTGCAGCCAGTCTTTCCACTTCCTCAGCTGTAGTTTcagcaagaaaaggagaaaaaaaaaaggggggggggaaatgaaataaatgcttTAATAAATAATCAGACAACCACACAGATGGTCAAAATTTTCCATGGTTACAGAGGACagtaaaaaagggaaaaaattgtagtctttattattttattttctttcctttcagtggAATCCGTAATCTACTGTAAAGATCAGTATTAACAAACAGATTCATTAGGAATATGGATTATTACAATAGCAAAGTTATAATCTTTAACAAATTGTTCTGCATCGCTCTAGACAGCTGGCAGTCCATCCGCCAGCCATTCCTGGGGAAGCGTGACAGAGACTGGGGAAGAGAAAGCTCCAAAAAAATGATGCAAtattgctgaaaagaaatattccaaGTCTTTTTTTTGCAATGGAAAGAGACATGTCCATGAACTAATATTTATCAGGAGCAAGGACCCTGATAAATAATGACCCTCTGGTATCATTACTGTGTCCATTAAAACTGCCTGGGTTACAAAAGGGGCTGCATTAGGAATTTCCTAGTGACAGAAAGGGCGCTGAAAATTCAGAAGGTTCCTTCTGGTCCCACTTTTCTGCCCACTAATTCCCCTCCAATTCTTATACTTATCTTTTAACACAGGCACTTGGAGAATTTTAATAGAGCCCACACTTAGGGCTGAATTCCCTGGGCAGGGTTTTCACTGAGCTTCTGTTGttaaaaaattcagctttctgCAACCTTTACACTGCAATACATCATGATAGTCtcaata
Proteins encoded in this region:
- the LOC132316804 gene encoding 5'-deoxynucleotidase HDDC2-like, which encodes MAAGASGGGLLPFLRLLGQLKRVPRTGWVYRNVAKPESVSDHMYRMAMMALVTEDKSLNKDRCIRLALVHDMAECIVGDIAPADNISKEEKHRREEAAMQQLTQLLSEDLRKEIYELWEEYENQCTAEAKFVRLSSSVQTTIKRPLRSLGSRSTHEPALKSPSPPVQPSPTQLMMSKSH